A single region of the Bacteroidales bacterium genome encodes:
- a CDS encoding PorT family protein: MKAKHKKYRVILIIIGLLSVGNTWAQQAKIENLTFFDDKSYHFGFFLGANQMLYTIKTKTDFESTIYLQNQIPEFNADQAQLLNIGAIPTIGFTIGIISDMRLGKYFNLRFTPNLQFGERILTYDIKTMYRGVTDTIFGSEKRIPSTLLNFPISLKYKGMRMNNIRPYIIVGGRVTLDLGSQASKTINENERDITVKLYRDDIYAEAGVGFDFYFNWFKMSTELKMSYGINDILLHEDNIWVDPIERLNSKLFQFSITFE, from the coding sequence TTGAAAGCAAAACATAAAAAATATCGTGTTATTCTAATTATTATTGGCTTACTATCAGTCGGTAATACGTGGGCCCAACAGGCCAAAATAGAAAATCTTACATTTTTCGATGATAAAAGCTACCACTTTGGCTTTTTTCTGGGTGCTAATCAAATGTTATATACTATTAAAACTAAAACCGACTTTGAAAGCACCATTTATCTCCAAAATCAAATACCTGAATTTAATGCAGATCAGGCTCAACTGTTAAACATTGGAGCAATACCTACCATAGGGTTTACAATTGGGATTATTTCGGATATGCGTTTAGGAAAGTATTTTAATCTCAGATTTACTCCCAACTTACAGTTTGGAGAACGCATCTTAACTTATGATATCAAAACGATGTATCGTGGAGTTACTGATACAATTTTCGGCTCTGAAAAACGTATTCCCTCTACCCTGCTAAACTTTCCTATCAGTCTAAAATACAAGGGTATGCGAATGAATAATATACGACCATATATTATTGTAGGTGGTAGAGTAACTTTAGATTTGGGATCACAAGCATCAAAAACAATTAATGAAAACGAACGCGATATTACTGTTAAATTATATCGTGATGATATTTATGCCGAAGCGGGTGTTGGATTTGATTTTTATTTCAACTGGTTTAAGATGAGTACCGAATTAAAAATGTCTTACGGAATTAATGATATACTCCTCCACGAAGATAATATTTGGGTAGATCCGATTGAACGTCTTAATTCTAAACTTTTCCAGTTCTCCATTACGTTTGAATAA
- the ubiE gene encoding bifunctional demethylmenaquinone methyltransferase/2-methoxy-6-polyprenyl-1,4-benzoquinol methylase UbiE codes for MDNNNIQTGKKEQVRQMFNNIAGKYDFLNHFLSVGIDNLWRRRLVKMLSKEKPQRILDIATGTGDLAVALAKCGPQEIIGADISENMLQVGIEKMKKKKLDKLIKLELGDSENLKYEDEYFDAITVAFGVRNYENLDKGLSEMYRVTKKNGSVWILEFSKPSVFPVKQFYNFYFRFILPNIGRLVSKDKEAYTYLPESVNQFPDGADFLKHMEKVGYTENQQLKLTFGIASIYYGRK; via the coding sequence ATGGATAATAACAATATACAAACTGGCAAAAAAGAACAGGTTAGACAGATGTTTAACAATATTGCCGGGAAATACGATTTCTTAAATCATTTCTTATCCGTAGGTATTGATAACCTATGGCGTCGCCGATTGGTTAAAATGCTTAGCAAAGAAAAACCACAACGAATTCTTGATATTGCTACCGGAACAGGAGATTTAGCCGTCGCACTTGCAAAATGTGGACCGCAAGAAATTATCGGTGCCGATATTTCCGAAAATATGCTTCAAGTTGGCATAGAAAAGATGAAGAAAAAGAAGCTCGATAAACTCATAAAACTTGAACTTGGAGATTCGGAAAACCTCAAATACGAAGATGAATATTTTGATGCTATCACCGTAGCTTTTGGTGTTCGAAATTACGAAAATTTAGATAAAGGATTATCGGAAATGTATCGCGTAACAAAGAAAAACGGAAGCGTTTGGATACTTGAGTTTTCAAAACCTTCTGTATTTCCAGTTAAACAGTTTTACAATTTCTATTTCCGGTTTATCCTTCCAAATATTGGTCGGTTGGTCTCAAAAGACAAAGAAGCTTATACTTACTTACCGGAATCTGTAAATCAATTTCCTGATGGAGCTGACTTTTTAAAACATATGGAGAAGGTAGGATATACAGAGAATCAGCAATTAAAATTAACTTTTGGTATTGCATCAATCTATTACGGGAGAAAATAA
- a CDS encoding response regulator: MIQKNTILIVDDIQSNLILLNKILTDEGYNVISAPNGDDAIKLAQENKLDLILLDIMMPKKDGFTVFEELKTFEKTANTPVIFITVINNDTDTLKAFEMGAVDYITKPFTPTELRIRIKTQIALVNAHKSNSGIADFSTNTVREPDKDPITDLSEKFGLIKNNIQDLEHAQLNPQEKENINQLYTQASEILVLLKKLDK; this comes from the coding sequence ATGATACAAAAAAATACAATTCTAATTGTTGATGACATTCAATCTAATCTTATTTTATTAAACAAAATTTTAACTGATGAAGGTTATAATGTTATCTCTGCACCCAATGGTGATGATGCTATTAAACTTGCACAGGAAAATAAATTGGATTTAATTCTTCTTGATATTATGATGCCTAAAAAAGACGGATTCACCGTTTTTGAAGAATTAAAAACATTTGAAAAAACAGCGAATACCCCTGTAATTTTCATTACTGTAATTAACAATGATACAGATACACTTAAAGCTTTCGAAATGGGAGCCGTAGACTATATCACAAAACCTTTTACACCTACCGAACTACGCATAAGGATTAAAACACAAATAGCACTTGTAAATGCTCATAAAAGCAATTCTGGTATTGCAGATTTTTCAACGAATACAGTTCGTGAACCGGATAAAGATCCAATTACAGATTTAAGTGAGAAATTTGGACTAATAAAAAATAATATCCAAGATCTTGAACACGCACAATTAAATCCGCAAGAAAAAGAAAATATAAATCAGCTTTATACTCAAGCATCTGAGATATTAGTATTGCTTAAGAAGCTTGATAAGTAA